The genomic window GGTTCACGCCCCGTGCCGTGGGGGGTGCTGAGCAGGTCGTGCAATCTATCGATGCTCTGTTGCTCAGATTGGGCTGTCAATCAGACTTGGCAGCTCTGGTTGATGGAGAAAGCCTTAGGCCAGGAAGCTGGCTGGAAGGTCGCGCCATTCAGACCAGTCCGATTCAACATCTCCCGTGGGGAGTGAGCCATGTGCAGCAATACCTGCCCTTATTGCCCCTTGCGATTGAGCAGTTAGATGTGGGTGATTACCCCTTGGTCATCAGCAGCAGCCATCTTGTGGCTAAGGGGGTACTCACCTCTCCTGATCAGCTCCATGTGAGTTACGTGCACACTCCCGTTCGTTATGCATGGGATCAGATGCATGCCTATTTGCGTCGCTCGGCCTTGGCACAAAGCGGTTTAGGGCCGTTGATCCGTTGGCAATTGCATGTTCTCAGGCAGTGGGATCAGCTCAGTGGTGCGCGCGTGAATCATCTTTTGGCCAATTCCCGCTTTACAGCGCGGCGGATTGCTTGCTTCTGGGGGCGTGAAGCGGAGGTGGTGCATCCACCGGTGAAGGTGGATCGCTTCCGCTGGGATCAGCCTCGCAATGATGTGTACCTCTGTGTTTGTCGCCTTGTTCCTTACAAGCGAGTGGATCTTGTGATTGAGGCCTTCAATCAATTGCGCTTGCCACTGTTGGTGGTTGGCGATGGACCGGAGTGGGCATTCCTAGAAGAGTTGGCAGGTCCCACAGTGCAGTTGCTAGGCCGTCAAACCCAGGCGCAGGTTGAGGCCTTGATGGAAAGTTGCCGAGCCTTCGTTTATGCCGCTTTGGAGGACTTTGGAATTGCACCAGTGGAAGCCATGGCAGCAGGGGCCCCAGTGATTGGCTTGGGGAGGGGTGGCTTACTCGATACCGTGCGTTGTGCGGCGGCGGGAAGGCGTTACCCAACAGGGGTCTTGTTCCCTGAACAGACAGTCGCATCAGTCGCGCAGGCGGTTGCCTGGTTTGAGGAACGTCAGCTTTGGCAGCAGTTGACCCCTGAAGTCGTACGCCTTTGCGCAGAACAATTCCGTCCGGAAGCTTTTGCGTCGCGTTTTGAGACTGCACTACGTCAGGCCTGGCAACAACATCAGCAGGCCTGTGCCGTTGCTGCGAGTGACCCTGTGGAGCTTTTAGAGTTTCGATCCTGATCTTGAGTAGGCGAGCAGCTAGGAGAGATCATGAGATTGGCCTCCAGGCGCTTTGTGTTTCATGGGTGTAGTAGAGCCCTGCGCCGAGGGGCTTCTCGTCGTCATCTTGAGGTGCGTTCAGCTCCAGCCTCAAAGTTGCCTGCGAATGCCTTGATTGATCAGCAGAGTCGCTTGGGGAGATCGATTAAACGATCTGGAGATGTGGTGTTTTCCCTTGCTGTGATCAGCCTCGGCTCTCCTGTCTTTCTCCTTTTGGCGTTGCTGGTCAAACTCAGCTCACCTGGGCCTGTTTTTTATGTGCAGCGACGGGTAGGTCGTGATTATCGACACTTTGGCTGTATCAAGTTCCGCACGATGAGGGCAGATGCCGACGACATCCTTGCAAATTTGCTTGTTAAATCTGCTTCGATGAGGGCTGAGTTTGAGCGTGATTTTAAGCTTCGTAAGGATCCTCGGATCACACCAATTGGTCGATTTTTGCGTCGTTCCAGTCTTGATGAACTGCCTCAGTTTTTGAATGTGCTGCGGGGTGAAATGAGTTTGGTTGGTCCCAGACCAATCGTTGATAAAGAACTTGAACGCTATGGGGAGTTTATGCATGAAGTTGCATCTGTACGCCCTGGGCTCACAGGTCTGTGGCAGGTGAGTGGTCGCAACAATCTCAGCTATGCCAAGCGGGTTCGCCTTGACCTTGCTTATGCCCGGGGGCGCTCATTCATGTTGGACTTAGCGATTATTCTGCGCACCTTTGGTGTGCTGTTGCTGCCTATGGATCGCGGTGCCTACTGAGGCGAAGGGGTCAGTCTCGTGCCCAGCGTTGGTTGCAACGAGCT from Prochlorococcus marinus str. MIT 9313 includes these protein-coding regions:
- a CDS encoding glycosyltransferase, producing MAGKAPEDLPKRIALVHEWFTPRAVGGAEQVVQSIDALLLRLGCQSDLAALVDGESLRPGSWLEGRAIQTSPIQHLPWGVSHVQQYLPLLPLAIEQLDVGDYPLVISSSHLVAKGVLTSPDQLHVSYVHTPVRYAWDQMHAYLRRSALAQSGLGPLIRWQLHVLRQWDQLSGARVNHLLANSRFTARRIACFWGREAEVVHPPVKVDRFRWDQPRNDVYLCVCRLVPYKRVDLVIEAFNQLRLPLLVVGDGPEWAFLEELAGPTVQLLGRQTQAQVEALMESCRAFVYAALEDFGIAPVEAMAAGAPVIGLGRGGLLDTVRCAAAGRRYPTGVLFPEQTVASVAQAVAWFEERQLWQQLTPEVVRLCAEQFRPEAFASRFETALRQAWQQHQQACAVAASDPVELLEFRS
- a CDS encoding sugar transferase gives rise to the protein MRLASRRFVFHGCSRALRRGASRRHLEVRSAPASKLPANALIDQQSRLGRSIKRSGDVVFSLAVISLGSPVFLLLALLVKLSSPGPVFYVQRRVGRDYRHFGCIKFRTMRADADDILANLLVKSASMRAEFERDFKLRKDPRITPIGRFLRRSSLDELPQFLNVLRGEMSLVGPRPIVDKELERYGEFMHEVASVRPGLTGLWQVSGRNNLSYAKRVRLDLAYARGRSFMLDLAIILRTFGVLLLPMDRGAY